A genomic segment from Helicobacter sp. NHP19-012 encodes:
- the plsX gene encoding phosphate acyltransferase PlsX, producing the protein MKIVVDMMGADLGVLPIIEGVSKALASRAFEPILVGDAKKAKAFISKDLASKVEVIDCPDFIRMEEQATEALKRKEASIFVGMDILKNGADALVSAGHSGATMGLATLKLGRIKGVSRPALCTLMPSVGKRASLCLDVGANTDCKAEYLLDFAILGYEYAKSVLGYDNPTVGILANGEEDSKGDSLTKEAFKLIHDYPLFAENTSIFKGNVEGNDIFVNSVDVVVCDGFVGNIVLKTTEGVASAIGSIFKTTIKEHFSAKIGAFLLKEAFDTLKQKTDYAEYGGAPLLGVNKAVVISHGKSNARAIECAIYQAIRAKESGVAQKMAQAFSHKNVGTQSPPVS; encoded by the coding sequence ATGAAAATCGTTGTTGACATGATGGGGGCAGACCTTGGGGTCTTACCCATTATTGAGGGCGTTTCTAAGGCGTTAGCGAGCAGGGCGTTTGAGCCCATTTTAGTGGGCGATGCCAAGAAGGCAAAGGCGTTCATTTCTAAGGATTTGGCTTCTAAAGTGGAAGTCATTGACTGCCCCGACTTTATCCGCATGGAGGAGCAGGCCACCGAGGCACTCAAGCGCAAAGAGGCTTCGATCTTCGTGGGAATGGATATTTTAAAAAACGGGGCAGATGCCTTAGTCTCGGCCGGGCATAGCGGGGCGACAATGGGGCTTGCCACGCTCAAGCTCGGGCGCATTAAGGGCGTGAGCCGCCCCGCTTTATGCACACTCATGCCCTCCGTGGGCAAGAGGGCGAGCTTGTGCCTAGACGTGGGCGCGAACACCGATTGCAAGGCGGAGTATCTGCTGGACTTTGCCATTTTGGGCTATGAATATGCCAAAAGTGTGTTGGGCTATGACAACCCCACGGTGGGGATTTTAGCCAATGGTGAGGAGGACAGCAAGGGCGATAGCCTCACCAAAGAGGCGTTTAAGCTCATCCACGACTACCCCCTATTTGCCGAAAATACATCCATTTTCAAGGGCAATGTGGAGGGCAACGACATTTTCGTTAATAGCGTGGATGTCGTGGTGTGCGATGGCTTTGTGGGCAACATTGTGCTCAAAACCACCGAGGGGGTCGCCAGCGCGATCGGCAGCATTTTTAAGACCACGATTAAAGAGCATTTTAGCGCCAAAATCGGGGCGTTTCTCTTAAAAGAGGCCTTTGATACGCTTAAGCAAAAGACCGACTACGCTGAATATGGCGGTGCGCCGCTTTTGGGCGTGAATAAGGCGGTTGTTATCAGCCATGGTAAGAGCAATGCACGGGCGATTGAATGCGCCATTTATCAGGCGATTCGGGCGAAGGAAAGCGGCGTGGCACAGAAAATGGCGCAAGCCTTCAGCCATAAAAATGTGGGCACGCAAAGCCCCCCTGTCTCTTAA
- the rpmF gene encoding 50S ribosomal protein L32, translated as MAVPDRRVSKTRARKRRTHYTAKLATPVKGKDGSWKLPHFVNRFTGNYK; from the coding sequence ATGGCAGTACCTGATAGACGCGTGAGTAAAACAAGGGCGCGAAAACGCCGCACCCATTACACAGCCAAGTTGGCCACGCCTGTTAAGGGCAAGGATGGTAGCTGGAAATTGCCCCATTTTGTCAATCGATTCACAGGCAATTATAAATAG
- a CDS encoding type II asparaginase — MRLLWSLLFVGVCWAKPLIYVLATGGTIAGNSNSHLSSAYKAGVVGVDVLLKAVPQLQELATLKGEQISNIGSQEMDNATLLKLARRTQALLDKPEVQGVVITHGTDTMEESAYFLDLVVHSKKPIVFVGAMRNASSLSADGPLNLYNAMAVAVNKEAQDKGVLVVMDDAIHAAREVSKTNTTHTDTFKSLNTGPIGSVIYGQVHFYMQPLRKHTFNSAFNIANIKSLPRVDILYAHENDSPEFVQAALAKGAEGLISAGMGNGNLFPSVLNALATATENGVVVVRSSRVSSGEITQPGEINDAKYKFLTSDNLNPAKARILLMVGLTKTHDLKTLQRYFLEY; from the coding sequence ATGCGTTTGCTTTGGTCTTTGCTGTTTGTGGGGGTGTGTTGGGCAAAACCTTTGATCTATGTGCTTGCCACAGGCGGGACGATTGCGGGCAACTCTAACAGCCATTTAAGCAGTGCTTACAAAGCGGGGGTGGTGGGCGTGGATGTGCTTTTAAAGGCGGTGCCCCAGTTGCAAGAGCTCGCCACTTTGAAGGGCGAACAAATCAGCAACATCGGCTCGCAAGAGATGGACAACGCCACTTTGTTGAAACTGGCCAGACGCACCCAAGCCCTGCTAGACAAGCCCGAAGTGCAGGGGGTTGTCATCACACACGGCACCGACACAATGGAAGAGAGTGCGTATTTCTTAGACCTTGTGGTGCACAGCAAAAAGCCTATTGTGTTTGTGGGGGCAATGCGTAATGCCAGTTCTCTTAGTGCGGACGGACCGCTCAATCTTTACAATGCCATGGCGGTGGCGGTGAACAAAGAGGCGCAGGATAAGGGGGTTTTAGTGGTGATGGACGATGCGATCCACGCTGCTAGGGAGGTTAGCAAAACCAACACCACGCACACGGATACCTTTAAATCTTTAAACACGGGTCCTATCGGCTCTGTGATTTACGGGCAAGTGCACTTTTACATGCAGCCCTTAAGAAAGCACACTTTTAACAGCGCATTTAACATCGCCAATATCAAAAGCCTGCCTAGAGTGGACATCCTCTATGCGCATGAAAACGACAGCCCCGAATTTGTGCAAGCGGCGTTGGCTAAGGGAGCTGAGGGGCTTATCAGTGCTGGCATGGGCAATGGCAATCTCTTTCCCTCTGTGTTAAATGCCTTGGCCACTGCTACAGAAAATGGCGTGGTGGTGGTGCGCTCTAGTCGGGTGAGCAGTGGGGAGATCACCCAGCCGGGCGAAATCAACGATGCCAAGTATAAATTTTTGACCAGCGACAATTTAAACCCCGCCAAAGCCCGCATCCTTTTAATGGTGGGGCTCACAAAGACCCATGACTTAAAAACCCTCCAGCGGTATTTTTTGGAGTATTAA
- a CDS encoding outer membrane protein — MPSLVVQSTNFYKGNLFGGNIQAGFKLFFGQTRRFGLRFYGFFSGQAGNANSTHSKDPDSNFVIKDQPTSNFFLRWGCRCTL, encoded by the coding sequence GTGCCCAGTCTAGTAGTTCAATCCACAAACTTCTATAAGGGCAATCTTTTTGGAGGGAATATCCAAGCAGGTTTTAAGCTATTCTTTGGCCAAACAAGACGCTTTGGATTGCGTTTCTATGGGTTCTTTAGTGGGCAAGCAGGCAATGCTAATTCTACCCACAGCAAAGATCCAGATTCTAACTTCGTCATAAAAGACCAACCCACTTCTAATTTTTTTCTACGCTGGGGGTGTAGATGCACTTTATAA
- a CDS encoding outer membrane protein — translation MFFYAGGVDALYNFYDKNNRSFGVFAGLMVGWNSWSMGESKQCAGTAIYSPGGFDGGCVSTNKFFQQLLHTDSEYYPEFKTSSSFAFVQAVVNLGFRFNFTKHQGLEVGVRIPTINTPGYVSKGAFLEHNIVKVELNDSLTFRRDIAAFIDYVISF, via the coding sequence ATTTTTTTCTACGCTGGGGGTGTAGATGCACTTTATAACTTTTATGACAAGAATAACCGCTCTTTTGGAGTCTTTGCAGGTTTGATGGTTGGGTGGAACTCTTGGTCCATGGGTGAGAGCAAGCAATGTGCGGGGACTGCTATTTATAGCCCTGGTGGATTTGATGGGGGTTGCGTGTCGACCAATAAATTTTTCCAACAGCTGTTGCACACCGATAGCGAATACTACCCTGAATTTAAAACCTCTTCCTCATTTGCTTTTGTGCAAGCTGTCGTGAATCTTGGGTTTAGGTTTAATTTTACTAAACACCAAGGTCTTGAAGTGGGGGTGCGTATCCCTACCATCAACACTCCTGGTTATGTCAGTAAGGGTGCCTTTTTGGAACACAACATTGTTAAAGTCGAGCTTAATGATTCCCTGACTTTCAGGCGTGATATAGCTGCTTTTATCGATTATGTTATTAGTTTTTAG
- a CDS encoding beta-ketoacyl-ACP synthase III, translating into MPYAMLRSVAAYVPQNCVPNSAFEGLLDTTDEWIQKRTGIKTRYFASPEEKSSDLGVQAAKLAIERAGLKKEDIDLVLVGTLSPDYVAMPSTACGLSAKLGLENTPSMDLIAACSGFIYLLATAKAFVESGMYQNVLIVGAEKCSSVLDFSDRSTCVLFGDGAGACVISPTDDLKKSILDVKIAANGNFGDYLYTPRNIKASAFCPGYEDSQALHMKGNEIFKLAIKTLLKDVEEILQANTITPEQVAYFIPHQANLRIIQAVQNQLAFKEEQVVLTVQKYGNTSAASIPMAMNEIYEQGKLKTGDLMLLDAFGGGLTWGSALVYFGEKA; encoded by the coding sequence ATGCCCTATGCAATGTTGCGCTCTGTAGCGGCTTATGTCCCCCAAAATTGTGTCCCCAACAGCGCCTTTGAGGGGCTTTTAGACACCACGGACGAGTGGATACAAAAGCGCACGGGGATCAAGACCCGCTATTTTGCGTCCCCAGAGGAAAAGAGCAGCGATTTAGGCGTGCAGGCGGCCAAGCTTGCCATTGAGCGGGCGGGCTTAAAAAAAGAGGACATTGATTTGGTTTTGGTGGGCACCTTGAGCCCGGATTATGTCGCCATGCCCTCTACCGCCTGCGGTCTTAGCGCGAAATTAGGCCTAGAGAACACGCCCAGCATGGACCTCATTGCCGCTTGTAGTGGGTTTATTTACTTGCTCGCCACCGCTAAGGCGTTTGTGGAGAGTGGGATGTATCAAAATGTGCTGATTGTGGGGGCGGAGAAGTGCAGCAGCGTTTTAGACTTTAGCGACCGCTCCACTTGCGTGCTCTTTGGAGATGGGGCGGGCGCATGCGTGATCTCACCCACGGATGACCTTAAAAAGAGTATTTTAGATGTGAAAATTGCGGCCAATGGCAACTTTGGCGACTACCTTTACACCCCAAGAAACATTAAAGCCAGTGCCTTTTGCCCCGGGTATGAGGACAGCCAAGCGTTGCACATGAAGGGCAATGAAATTTTTAAGCTTGCGATTAAAACCTTGCTTAAAGATGTGGAGGAAATCCTTCAGGCCAACACCATCACCCCCGAGCAGGTCGCTTACTTTATCCCCCACCAAGCGAATTTGCGCATCATCCAAGCGGTGCAAAACCAGCTCGCCTTCAAAGAGGAACAAGTGGTCTTGACCGTGCAAAAATACGGCAACACTTCAGCCGCGAGCATCCCTATGGCGATGAACGAAATTTACGAGCAGGGCAAGCTCAAAACGGGTGATTTAATGCTCTTGGATGCCTTTGGTGGCGGCCTCACTTGGGGCTCTGCGCTAGTGTATTTTGGAGAAAAGGCGTAG
- the ndk gene encoding nucleoside-diphosphate kinase: MQTLSIIKPDGVKKRIIGKIITRFEEAGLEVVKIKRLHLSQAQAEEFYAIHQDRPFFNDLIAFMTSGEVVVMVLEGPNAVEKNRELMGATDPKAAKPGTIRADFAENIDANVVHGSDSEENAHREIAFFFSK; encoded by the coding sequence ATGCAAACCCTATCTATCATCAAGCCCGATGGCGTGAAAAAACGCATCATCGGCAAAATCATCACTCGCTTTGAAGAGGCGGGGCTAGAGGTGGTGAAAATCAAACGCCTGCACCTAAGCCAAGCGCAGGCTGAAGAGTTTTATGCCATCCACCAAGATCGCCCCTTTTTCAACGATCTCATCGCTTTTATGACCAGCGGTGAGGTGGTGGTGATGGTGCTAGAAGGGCCCAATGCTGTAGAGAAAAACCGCGAGTTGATGGGTGCGACCGACCCCAAAGCCGCTAAACCCGGCACCATTCGGGCGGATTTTGCCGAAAACATTGATGCCAATGTTGTGCATGGCAGCGACAGCGAAGAAAACGCCCACAGAGAAATTGCCTTTTTCTTCAGCAAATAG